The Zea mays cultivar B73 chromosome 7, Zm-B73-REFERENCE-NAM-5.0, whole genome shotgun sequence DNA segment AGTATGGAGTATTAACTAAGATGCAGGGTTTAGATACACCCCTTTGTATTGTATTGTGTCTTATGCCGTTTGATTCACATAttggtaacgtaatgggtaaccgataatgttaaatcatgtttgtttaagtctaatCATAATCGATACCACACTATAAATAAATACCATCTTATTCAAATTTGTTAACGCCGATATTCGAGTGTGAATCGTTATTATTACCATTTatgttacatttcgtgaaccaaatgGTATATTAGTTGTATTTTATATTTGAAGATCTATGTCGGTATCTATATTGTACATGCTCTAAGTGTCGGTTAGTGCGAGTGCTTTGCTGCGTGGCACGTTTAGCCATAAATACCCCCAACTGCTGGTGCCTACCGAACTCACGAGCAAAGCAAAGGCTCCAAACTTACTCGTCGCCCTCAAAAACCACGCTAATCAGTGCCAAAACGCAAATAACGCGAGGGAGAAGAAGAGACAGAAACAGTAAGGGTTTGACTGTTTGGCTAACGTCATGGCGTCGACCTCTCCGCGCCGCTCCTCTGGCGGGGACTCAGCTTCCCCGTCCGCACCCCTCATCCCCTCGCCGCCGACCTCCCCGGCATCCGGCCCCTCCGGTGGCCCGCTAGGGCGGCTCACGAGCCTCCGCGGCGCGGCGCGGTTCATCCGCCGCACGGGGAGCCGGCGCCTGATGAGGGAGCCCTCCGTGGCGGTGCGGGAGACGGCCGCCGAGCACCTCGAGGAGCGCCAGACCGACTGGGCCTACTCGAAGCCCGTCGTCGTGCTCGACATGCTCTGGAACctcgccttcgtcgccgtcgccGCGGCCGTACTCGCCGCATCGGTGGGCGAGCGGCCCACCGTGCCGCTCCGTGTCTGGATCGTAGGCTACGTGCTCCAGTGCCTCCTCCACGTACTCAGCGTCACCGTCGAGTACAGGCGTCGACGCAGGAACGCGGACCAGGAGGGAGCGGGTGATGAGGATTTAAAGCTCAGGTGAGCCTCTGCTTGGATCGAGCACGAGCCCCCAATACTTCTGGTGTCACATCTTATTGCCATGGTGAAGTTACGTGCCACATCCAGGCCTCGTTGTGTTGTGCTGTGTTGACAATATCTGTGCTCATGCTTTTGATTGTATAGTAGCTATTTCCTGTTGTGTTGACAATTTCTGTGCTCATGCTTTTGATTGTATAGTAGCTATTTCCTGCTGTGTTGACCATTTCTGTGCTGATGCTCAATTTGAGTTGTAGACTAGATGTTATGCACCTTTTTATTGCGatcctttcttttcccctttatttgattccccttttctttttccataATATGACAGGGCTATTACTATTGGACAACTTGTGATGTCCTCTGCTTAAAAATATTCATAGGGGGATGTGGAAGGTTGATTGTCAGTGTAAATTATGTTGTTTATGTTAAGGCTGCATTGTTATGGAAAAAATTTAGAGTGATGCATGATAGCATGCGTGACTTCATATATTGCAGACTTGCATAACTGGGAAATTGCTTAGGGTGTGCCTGAGGGGTCCCTCTGATAATCTTTTACATTTTTTATCTTAATCCTCACTGCCTAAAAAATGCCCTTATTCTCCCAATTTCGTAACCGTTATTTCAGTAACCAGTTTCGACAAGTTTATTTTGGTATTTTCAGCCAACTTTATGATGACCAAGATGTTTCTATTGAATCTATTCCCTGTAATTTCCATAAATGTGTTTTGAATATTTCATTGTTGTTCACTTGTGTGCTGTTGGATTTTAACTCTAGCGTACCCCAACTTGCTCGAgataaaaggctttgttgttgctgTTCACTTGCATGCTAATATACCACTTGTTTGTGGTCGCTTTAGAACAAGTGAAAGCATTAAGTAATGGAATTATTATCTTTAACAATGAAGTCCCAAAACTGAAAACAAGAGTTTTAGACTGAGCACTGAGTGGGTTACTGTTGGTTATTATTTTATATGTGCCGATATCTTACATTGAAATGGGCCCAATGAAAATTTTGTATTGATTTGATGGACTTGTCTATTATTAGCATTTTTTTGCTTTTGTAAAAAGCCTTCACATGTGTTTCCTTCACTTACCATTTCAATATGAAATCCTTAAAATTACTTGCTCTTACCATCATacttattatttatttgtttCCATGTTCAGTATTGTGAAGCACTTGGAGTCTGCAAACACGATGTTTTCCTTCATATGGTGGATTGTTGGGTTCTATTGGGTGTCTGCAGGTGGTAAAGCTTTATCACATGATGCTCCTCAGCTTTATTGGTATGTCTGTTGTAACTTTGATGTGTGAATAAGGGAAAAACTGAGTGGTCTTTTGTATGTTCATCAATGTTGTTCTCTGAAatgtctacttctttttcttctttttacaggCTGTCAATTGTTTTTCTGGCGTTTGATGTTTTCTTTGTGGTCTTCTGTGTTGCCTTGGCTTGTGTGATTGGAATCGCTGTTTGTTGCTGCCTTCCCTGCATTATTGCTATCTTATATGCTGTAACTGATCAGGTATCCGTATGTCCTGTGACCACCATGGTATTCTAAATACAGTCATTTTTTCTGTAAAATGCTATGGCTAATGCTCTGTTTGTATGGTATGAACACTTTTGTTTGCTGCCCTTTGCTACATTCATACACCCATACCACAAAGATATTAGCATGCCCTGTAGTGGTGCAAATAATTTTTACTGAAGCTTTGCTGGGATCATTGATGTCACCTATGCTGATGTGCATTCTGCAGTAACCATCATTGTCTGAACCTTTTCGCTGTAGCTTTATGATGCAGCAGATGTGTTTGTAGGAAAGGTTTATAGTAGGCGCGTTAAGCCACAGGGGGCTGGTAAGGCCTAACGGATTGGCTGAGCCATATGGGCCACCAAGATAGGCTAGAGGCCTTATCCAGATTAGATTGGGTCACAGGTTTATCTCTTAGTTGGTTTTGGAGTCCCTGTTATCACGGCATGGCCTAGATTATAAAAGCCTGGCCATAGAATGTAATAGGTATCCAGAAATTAATATATCCTCCAGTTTGGAGGGTTACCTGGGTCACCCTGGGGGCACCTCGCCGCATCTGTGACACGAGTAACACTCCTTGTCCCATCCACTCGTATAATCTGCGTTCCTTGTCTTCTCTCCCGACGTCTTCCCTGAGATCGGCAACCAATCCACATCACTTTATCTCTTTACACTACCACAACTACTTATTCTACTTATTCTACTTATTGACCACCATTATTTGAATTGTGTATGCTTAAGATGGTTGTTGACATGAAGGAAACAATTCTCTTCTATCTGCCTCCTGACAAAACCAATGGAACACTGTTTTTGCTGAGACTATCTACTTGTTTTAATTTCAGCAGGAGGGAGCATCTGAAGATGACATAAACAACCTATCCAAATTCAAATTTCAGACAATGAGTGATGCAGACAAGCTAGCTGCTGGCATTGCAGCACCTGTGGGTGGAGTGATGACAGAGTGTGGTACCAATCCTCCTGTCGAACATATTCTCTCAGCTGAGGATGCAGTAAGTTTTTCAAGTTTATTAAGTTTTAATGACATCATTGTGTTATCATTCTCCTTCTGTAGATACATTTGGCTGGCGCTGAATGTGTTAGAAATACCATTTCATTTGAACAATTGTGGAACATTAGAATAATCGCAGCAGAACCGTTTACACCATGCCACCATGTTAATTTTTACATTCCTTGAGGTCTAAAGTCTAGAATAGTTAACAATTTCCTACACTGGAGCTTGCATTACAAATTTGAAATTGTTGATAGGATATTCCCTAGATTTGCAAAAGGTTAGTTTGCATGGACATTGGAGGAGTTTTATTTTGGAAGTTGTTTCCTTCTTTAGCCAGAGTTCTTCCTTGGTTCCAGTTGTGTTTACATGGCGAAACATTACTCCCTCTGTTTCGGTATGGAGTAGAAATATTGCAATAATTGTACCCTTCATTCCATAAATGGACAAACATGGTAGAACGGTTTCTCCCAAGGCCTACACAATAGTGAAACGGAGTGACTAGTATCTTTAAGTTTTTGTATAATGTCAAtttgtttattttttttatttgcctTATGGGATGTTTGGATGCTAGTTAAGTATTAAAGACATAATAtaattacaaaactaattacaCAGATGAGGACTAAAGGGCAAGATGAACCTATTAAGCccatgtttgaatgcactagagataatagttGGTTGTTAAAATTAGCTAAAAACATCCAAAcagtctagctaatagttcaactattagctatttttagcaaattagctaatagttagctagatATTTGTTAGTTAGTTAATTCCACTATCAATTCTTTTAGCcaataactattagctctagtgcattcaattaCCCCCTAAGCCTAATTAGTCCATGCTTCGTCCATGTGATGCTACAATAAACATTTGCTAATCATGGATTAATTAGACTTTTTTGTCTCGTTGTTTAGTCTTCATCTAtgtaattagttttgtaattagATTATATTTAATAGTTAATACTCGTAATGGGCATTCAAACATCCGATGTGACACATGCTAAACTTTAGTTAGgagaaccaaacaccccctcaGTTTTATGGGGTCATTTGGATGTGAGCCTCTGCCTGTATGGGACATGTGTGATGTTACTACCTTGTTGCTGCCTCTGCCTGTATGGGACATGTCATATCAATACCTTCTTGTAGCCATAGGCAGTTGTACTTCCTTCCCATGGTTCTGCAGTTATGATGCTAGGTGTCTATGTACATAAAAGCTCTCCTGTCTGTGTTGAAATCTTTATCTTGGACTTCTGTGAGTGTAGAAGGGTTCCGGCATCTTGCCATCCTTCTCACTTTGGATTGTTGTATGCACCTTTGAAATAGGGAGTGTTATGGATATATATCTGATCTAGTTTTCAGAAATAACTAATCAATTTACCTTCACTTTTAAAATTTGAAGCTACAGTTTGAATGTCTTTTGGCACTTAAAGGTTTGGAGTTCAGATAAAGTAATTTAAAGTTTAGAGTTCAAAGGAAAGAATGTGAGTAATTTGAGAACTCTTCTATCTTGTCTGAGAAGATTCATATCTGAAACTTGAAAAATTAACTGTAAAACAAAGTTGGTACATTGATTCCAAATGGTTTAAAGGGAAAACTGCATTATGAGAAATTAGCTTACACCACCTCAGCTATGTTTACCAATTTTGGATTAAATAAAAGTAATCTGCATATGATTTCAGATGTAAGGTTCTATATTTGGAAGAAATTGAGTGATTTCTCTTTGatcattccccccccccccccccataaaAAGTATTTTACCTTTCTACGACCTTTCAAAAATAGTGAGATTTTAGAAATTCTGACTGATGATTTACCTTAGGACATAATGTAATGTCCATCATTTCACTGGTA contains these protein-coding regions:
- the LOC100284889 gene encoding protein binding protein (The RefSeq protein has 1 substitution compared to this genomic sequence); amino-acid sequence: MASTSPRRSSGGXSASPSAPLIPSPPTSPASGPSGGPLGRLTSLRGAARFIRRTGSRRLMREPSVAVRETAAEHLEERQTDWAYSKPVVVLDMLWNLAFVAVAAAVLAASVGERPTVPLRVWIVGYVLQCLLHVLSVTVEYRRRRRNADQEGAGDEDLKLSIVKHLESANTMFSFIWWIVGFYWVSAGGKALSHDAPQLYWLSIVFLAFDVFFVVFCVALACVIGIAVCCCLPCIIAILYAVTDQVSQEGASEDDINNLSKFKFQTMSDADKLAAGIAAPVGGVMTECGTNPPVEHILSAEDAECCICLCPYEDGVELRELPCNHHFHCSCIDKWLHINATCPLCKFDIIKSNRDIEEV
- the LOC100284889 gene encoding protein binding protein isoform X2 encodes the protein MASTSPRRSSGGDSASPSAPLIPSPPTSPASGPSGGPLGRLTSLRGAARFIRRTGSRRLMREPSVAVRETAAEHLEERQTDWAYSKPVVVLDMLWNLAFVAVAAAVLAASVGERPTVPLRVWIVGYVLQCLLHVLSVTVEYRRRRRNADQEGAGDEDLKLSIVKHLESANTMFSFIWWIVGFYWVSAGGKALSHDAPQLYWLSIVFLAFDVFFVVFCVALACVIGIAVCCCLPCIIAILYAVTDQEGASEDDINNLSKFKFQTMSDADKLAAGIAAPVGGVMTECGTNPPVEHILSAEDAECCICLCPYEDGVELRELPCNHHFHCSCIDKWLHINATCPLCKFDIIKSNRDIEEV
- the LOC100284889 gene encoding protein binding protein isoform X1, whose translation is MASTSPRRSSGGDSASPSAPLIPSPPTSPASGPSGGPLGRLTSLRGAARFIRRTGSRRLMREPSVAVRETAAEHLEERQTDWAYSKPVVVLDMLWNLAFVAVAAAVLAASVGERPTVPLRVWIVGYVLQCLLHVLSVTVEYRRRRRNADQEGAGDEDLKLSIVKHLESANTMFSFIWWIVGFYWVSAGGKALSHDAPQLYWLSIVFLAFDVFFVVFCVALACVIGIAVCCCLPCIIAILYAVTDQQEGASEDDINNLSKFKFQTMSDADKLAAGIAAPVGGVMTECGTNPPVEHILSAEDAECCICLCPYEDGVELRELPCNHHFHCSCIDKWLHINATCPLCKFDIIKSNRDIEEV